From the genome of Fusobacterium simiae, one region includes:
- the ftsZ gene encoding cell division protein FtsZ, which translates to MTDAIKDLVKIKVIGVGGGGGNAINDMLYSGVTGVEYIAANTDKQDLEKSLADRKLQIGEKLTRGQGAGAEPEVGRLAAEEDIEKIQELLKGTDMLFITAGMGGGTGTGAAPVIAKIAKELDVLTVAVVTKPFNFEGERRKNNAETGIELLRANVDSLVIIPNDKLFDLPDKSITLQNAFKEANNILRIGIKAVVDLVLGQGFINLDFADIKSVLKDSGVAVLGFGDGEGENRAMKAAEKALQSPLLEKSIQGADKILINLMTSQDVGLSESQTVTDVIRQAAGKKIEDVMFGVTIVPEFTDRIEITIIANNFKEGVESNSESPIKMESGKPTEPLKETERKKEPDDSGEIDIPPWMRHNKR; encoded by the coding sequence ATGACAGATGCAATAAAAGATCTTGTTAAAATAAAAGTAATAGGTGTTGGTGGAGGTGGAGGAAATGCCATCAATGATATGCTTTACTCAGGAGTAACAGGAGTAGAATATATAGCAGCAAATACAGACAAACAAGATTTAGAGAAATCACTTGCTGATAGAAAATTACAGATTGGGGAAAAACTGACTAGAGGACAGGGTGCAGGAGCTGAACCAGAAGTAGGAAGACTAGCAGCAGAAGAAGACATTGAAAAAATTCAAGAACTTTTAAAAGGAACAGATATGCTATTTATTACAGCAGGAATGGGTGGAGGAACTGGAACAGGTGCTGCACCGGTTATAGCTAAGATAGCAAAAGAACTTGATGTATTAACAGTTGCTGTGGTAACAAAACCGTTTAATTTTGAAGGAGAAAGAAGAAAAAATAATGCTGAAACTGGAATTGAGCTTTTAAGGGCCAATGTTGACAGCTTAGTTATCATACCTAATGATAAATTATTTGATTTACCAGATAAATCTATAACTTTACAAAATGCTTTTAAAGAAGCTAATAATATTTTAAGAATAGGTATAAAGGCAGTAGTTGATTTAGTTTTAGGACAAGGATTTATAAATCTTGATTTTGCTGATATTAAGTCTGTCTTAAAAGATTCAGGAGTTGCAGTCTTAGGATTTGGAGATGGAGAAGGAGAAAATAGAGCTATGAAAGCTGCTGAAAAAGCTTTACAATCTCCATTACTTGAAAAATCCATTCAAGGAGCTGACAAAATTCTTATCAACTTAATGACATCTCAAGATGTTGGGTTAAGTGAATCTCAAACAGTTACTGATGTAATTAGGCAGGCAGCTGGAAAGAAAATTGAAGATGTTATGTTTGGAGTTACAATAGTACCTGAATTTACAGACAGAATTGAAATCACAATTATAGCAAATAATTTTAAAGAAGGTGTTGAATCAAATAGTGAATCTCCTATAAAGATGGAAAGTGGAAAACCAACTGAACCTTTAAAAGAAACTGAAAGGAAAAAAGAACCAGATGATAGTGGAGAAATTGATATTCCACCTTGGATGAGACATAATAAAAGATAA
- the ftsA gene encoding cell division protein FtsA — MKDDVIRKVALDIGNNKIKLLVGEMSSDFEKIAVTDYVKTKSNGISKSLIENPETLAEALKEAISKAESVESPITKLSLALGGPGICSATVNVKSSFPEKEIEKIDMDNLLKQAKRQIFGSKEGQYRILYKEIYNKKLDGPGIVRQPIGMVGKELQADIHLIYVEEAYVQKFIQVVNKVGIDVDRIYLNSYASAKGTLDEETKKMGVAHVDIGYGSTSIIILKYGKVLYAKTKPIGEMHYVSDLSIILKIPKEGAEEILNKLKNKQIEADNTIRYGAKKILLREIKDIILARTDDIIDFISSTIDESGFNGHLAKGIVLTGGAVEIEGVSEQIASRSGYLTRKMLPIPLKGLKDAFYSDAVAIGVFLEDMEREYKAYIEENRQAAAKEKIKEETTLNNKIIDKKMDRKEEIDNFLGEIEERESKKEESNFKKFIKWFGELF, encoded by the coding sequence ATGAAAGATGATGTAATAAGAAAAGTAGCTCTTGATATTGGAAACAATAAAATAAAATTATTAGTTGGAGAAATGAGTTCAGATTTTGAAAAAATAGCTGTTACGGATTATGTAAAAACTAAAAGTAATGGTATAAGCAAATCTTTAATAGAAAATCCAGAAACACTAGCAGAAGCCCTTAAAGAAGCGATAAGTAAAGCAGAAAGTGTTGAATCACCGATTACAAAGCTTTCGCTTGCATTAGGAGGACCTGGGATTTGTTCAGCTACTGTAAATGTGAAGAGTTCATTTCCTGAAAAAGAAATTGAAAAAATAGATATGGATAATTTACTAAAACAGGCTAAAAGGCAAATTTTTGGCAGTAAAGAAGGACAGTATCGAATATTATATAAGGAAATATACAATAAAAAATTGGATGGTCCTGGAATCGTAAGGCAGCCAATAGGTATGGTTGGAAAAGAACTGCAAGCAGATATACATTTAATATATGTTGAAGAGGCTTATGTTCAAAAGTTTATACAAGTTGTAAATAAAGTTGGAATAGATGTAGATAGAATATATTTAAACTCTTATGCTTCAGCAAAGGGTACACTTGATGAAGAAACTAAAAAGATGGGAGTAGCCCATGTAGATATTGGTTATGGCTCAACAAGTATAATAATTTTAAAATATGGAAAAGTTCTATATGCTAAAACTAAACCAATAGGTGAAATGCATTATGTTTCAGATCTATCAATAATACTTAAAATTCCAAAAGAGGGTGCAGAAGAGATATTAAATAAACTAAAAAATAAGCAAATAGAAGCTGATAATACAATAAGGTATGGAGCTAAAAAAATCTTGTTAAGAGAAATTAAAGATATAATTTTAGCTAGAACAGATGATATTATAGATTTTATTAGTTCTACAATTGATGAGTCAGGTTTTAATGGACATCTGGCTAAAGGGATAGTTTTAACTGGTGGAGCAGTTGAGATAGAAGGAGTATCAGAACAAATTGCTAGTAGATCAGGTTATTTAACTAGAAAGATGTTACCAATTCCTTTAAAAGGCTTAAAAGATGCTTTTTATAGTGATGCAGTTGCCATTGGAGTATTTTTAGAAGATATGGAACGAGAATACAAAGCATATATTGAAGAAAATAGACAAGCGGCTGCTAAAGAAAAAATAAAAGAAGAAACAACTTTAAATAATAAAATTATTGATAAAAAAATGGATAGAAAGGAAGAAATTGATAATTTTTTAGGTGAGATTGAAGAAAGAGAATCTAAAAAAGAAGAGAGTAATTTTAAAAAATTCATCAAATGGTTTGGGGAACTTTTTTAA
- a CDS encoding cell division protein FtsQ/DivIB, translating to MGIRLLFLSGIIYLIYMLPQNFFRLDYFNIDKVNITDNSKMLQSELTKLAEKLYNKSNIYIDSNEIKEFIERDVRVESATVEKKSLGEISINVKEKDLAYYAVIGKNIYLTDREGKIFAYLNEKEVEGVPFIIANSEEEIREISEFLNEISDLAIFKKISQIYKVNDKEFVIILTDGVKIKTNRIKDNDKINKEKENKRYLIAEQLYFNMSKERKIDYIDLRFNDYIIKYIGDGK from the coding sequence ATGGGAATAAGATTGCTATTTTTAAGTGGAATAATTTATTTAATTTATATGCTGCCACAAAATTTTTTCAGGTTAGACTACTTTAATATAGATAAAGTAAATATTACAGATAATTCAAAAATGTTACAGAGTGAATTGACAAAGCTTGCTGAAAAGTTATATAATAAAAGCAATATTTATATAGATAGCAATGAAATAAAAGAATTTATAGAAAGAGATGTAAGAGTAGAAAGTGCAACGGTAGAAAAGAAATCTTTAGGAGAGATAAGTATTAATGTTAAAGAAAAAGATTTAGCTTACTATGCTGTTATAGGAAAAAATATTTACCTGACAGATAGAGAAGGGAAAATATTTGCATATCTAAATGAAAAAGAAGTGGAAGGAGTTCCCTTTATTATTGCTAATAGTGAAGAGGAAATAAGAGAAATATCGGAATTTTTAAATGAGATTTCAGATTTAGCAATCTTTAAAAAGATATCTCAGATATATAAAGTAAATGATAAAGAGTTTGTTATAATATTAACTGATGGTGTGAAAATAAAAACTAATAGAATAAAAGATAATGATAAAATAAACAAAGAGAAAGAAAATAAAAGATATTTGATAGCAGAACAACTTTATTTTAATATGTCAAAGGAAAGAAAGATTGACTATATAGATTTAAGATTTAATGATTACATAATAAAATATATAGGTGATGGCAAATGA
- a CDS encoding D-alanine--D-alanine ligase, with product MRIAVFMGGTSSEKEISLKSGEAVLESLIRQGYDAYGVVLDEKNQVSAFIDNDYDLAYLVLHGGNGENGKIQAVLDILGKKYTGSGVLASAMTMDKNKTKQIAQSVGIKVPKAYRTIEEIERFPVIIKPLDEGSSKGLFLCNNKEEAEEAVKKLAKPIIEDYIVGDELTVGVLNGKALGVLKIIPQADVLYDYDSKYAKGGSIHEFPARIEDKSYKEAMKIAEKIHNEFGMKGISRSDFILSEGELYFLEVNSSPGMTKTSLIPDLATLQGYTFDDVVRITVETFLK from the coding sequence ATGAGAATTGCAGTTTTTATGGGAGGAACTTCTTCAGAAAAAGAAATTTCTTTAAAAAGTGGAGAAGCAGTATTAGAAAGTTTAATAAGACAAGGATATGATGCATATGGTGTAGTTTTAGATGAAAAGAATCAAGTGTCAGCCTTTATTGATAATGACTATGATTTAGCATATTTAGTTTTACATGGTGGTAATGGAGAAAATGGAAAGATACAAGCAGTATTAGATATTTTAGGAAAAAAATATACTGGTTCAGGAGTTCTTGCCAGTGCAATGACTATGGATAAAAATAAAACTAAACAAATTGCACAGAGTGTTGGAATAAAAGTACCAAAAGCATATAGGACTATTGAGGAAATCGAAAGATTTCCAGTTATAATAAAGCCACTTGATGAAGGTTCTAGTAAAGGGTTATTCTTATGTAATAATAAAGAAGAAGCAGAAGAAGCTGTTAAGAAACTAGCAAAGCCAATAATAGAAGATTATATTGTTGGAGATGAATTGACAGTTGGTGTTTTAAATGGAAAAGCTTTGGGAGTATTAAAAATTATACCTCAAGCAGATGTGCTATATGATTATGATTCAAAATATGCTAAGGGAGGTTCAATTCATGAATTTCCTGCTAGAATAGAAGATAAATCATATAAAGAAGCTATGAAAATAGCTGAAAAAATTCATAACGAATTTGGGATGAAAGGAATTTCAAGAAGTGATTTTATACTAAGTGAAGGAGAACTTTATTTCTTGGAAGTAAATTCTTCACCAGGAATGACAAAAACAAGTTTAATTCCTGATTTAGCAACTCTTCAAGGTTATACTTTTGATGATGTTGTAAGAATAACAGTTGAAACATTTTTGAAATAA
- the murB gene encoding UDP-N-acetylmuramate dehydrogenase: protein MKVFVNQEMKNYSNMRIGGKAKKLIILENKEDIINVFNDKENTNIFFLGNGTNVLFTDDFMDKTFVCTKKLNKIEDLGNNLVKVETGANLKELIDFMKDKNYTGIESLFGIPGSIGGLVYMNGGAFGTEIFDRIVSIEVFDEKHQIREIKKEDLKVSYRKTEIQDKNWLVLSATFKFDNGFDIERVKEIKELRESKHPLDKPSLGSTFKNPEGDFAARLISECGLKGTIIGNAQIAEKHPNFVLNLGNATFKDITDILTLVKKSVFEKFGIKLEEEIIIVK from the coding sequence ATGAAAGTTTTTGTTAATCAAGAAATGAAAAATTATTCAAATATGAGAATTGGAGGAAAAGCCAAAAAATTAATTATACTTGAAAATAAAGAGGATATAATCAATGTATTTAATGATAAAGAAAACACTAATATATTCTTTTTAGGAAATGGAACAAATGTTTTATTTACTGATGACTTTATGGATAAAACTTTTGTTTGTACTAAAAAACTAAATAAAATAGAAGATTTGGGAAATAATCTAGTTAAGGTTGAAACAGGGGCAAACTTAAAAGAACTGATAGATTTTATGAAAGATAAAAATTACACTGGAATTGAAAGCTTATTTGGAATACCTGGTTCTATTGGTGGACTTGTATATATGAATGGTGGTGCTTTTGGAACAGAAATATTTGACAGAATAGTATCTATTGAAGTTTTTGATGAAAAACATCAAATAAGAGAAATAAAAAAAGAAGATTTAAAAGTATCATATAGAAAAACAGAAATTCAAGATAAAAATTGGTTAGTCTTAAGTGCAACTTTTAAATTTGACAATGGTTTTGATATAGAAAGAGTAAAAGAAATAAAAGAATTAAGGGAAAGTAAACATCCTTTAGATAAACCAAGTCTAGGAAGTACATTTAAAAATCCAGAAGGAGATTTTGCAGCAAGATTAATTTCAGAATGTGGCTTAAAGGGAACTATAATAGGCAATGCACAGATAGCAGAAAAGCACCCAAATTTTGTATTGAATTTAGGTAATGCAACATTTAAAGATATTACAGATATTTTAACATTGGTAAAAAAATCAGTTTTTGAAAAATTTGGAATAAAATTAGAAGAAGAAATAATAATTGTTAAATAA
- the murC gene encoding UDP-N-acetylmuramate--L-alanine ligase translates to MEKIYFIGINGIGMSGLAKIMKCKGYDVKGADICTNYVTEELLSMGITVYNEHDEENVKGADYVIASTAIKETNPELSYVKSHGIKLLKRGELLAKLLNRETGIAIAGTHGKTTTSSMLSAVMLSKDPTIVVGGILPEIKSNAKPGKSEYFIAEADESDNSFLFMNPKYSVITNIDADHLDVHGNLNNIKKSFIEFICHTQKEAIICIDCQNMKDAITKLPEEKTVTTYSVKDENANIYAKNIRIVDRKTIFELYINKKLIGEFSLNIPGEHNILNSLPVIYLALKFGVSKEEIQEALNKFKGSKRRYDVLFDKELENGYGNKTKRVRIIDDYAHHPTEIKATLKAIKSIDTSRLVVIFQPHRYSRVHFLLDEFKDAFKDVDKVILLPIYAAGEKNEFNISSEILKEHINHNNVENMNEWKDIKRYVSRVKKDSTYIFMGAGDISTLAHEIAEELEGMSE, encoded by the coding sequence ATGGAAAAAATTTACTTTATTGGGATAAATGGGATAGGAATGAGCGGGCTTGCTAAAATAATGAAATGCAAGGGTTATGATGTAAAGGGAGCTGATATTTGTACAAACTATGTAACAGAAGAGCTCTTGTCTATGGGGATAACTGTATATAATGAACATGATGAAGAAAATGTAAAGGGAGCGGACTATGTTATAGCTTCAACAGCTATAAAAGAAACTAATCCAGAACTTTCTTATGTAAAAAGTCATGGAATAAAACTGTTAAAAAGAGGAGAACTACTTGCTAAACTTTTAAACAGAGAAACAGGAATAGCAATAGCAGGGACTCATGGTAAGACAACAACATCATCTATGCTTTCAGCAGTGATGTTATCAAAAGATCCAACAATAGTTGTTGGAGGTATATTACCAGAAATAAAATCTAATGCAAAACCAGGGAAGAGTGAATACTTTATAGCAGAAGCAGATGAAAGTGATAATTCATTTTTATTTATGAATCCCAAATATTCAGTTATCACTAATATAGATGCTGACCATTTAGATGTACATGGAAATCTTAACAACATAAAAAAATCTTTTATAGAATTCATCTGCCATACACAAAAGGAAGCTATAATATGTATTGATTGCCAAAATATGAAAGATGCTATAACAAAATTACCAGAAGAAAAAACTGTAACTACTTATTCAGTAAAAGATGAAAATGCAAATATATATGCCAAAAATATCAGAATAGTAGACAGAAAAACAATCTTTGAACTTTATATAAATAAAAAATTGATAGGAGAATTTTCTTTAAATATTCCAGGTGAACATAATATATTAAATTCTTTACCTGTAATTTATTTAGCTTTAAAATTTGGAGTTAGTAAAGAAGAAATTCAAGAAGCTTTAAATAAATTTAAAGGTTCAAAAAGAAGATATGATGTTTTATTTGATAAAGAATTAGAAAATGGTTATGGAAATAAAACTAAAAGAGTTAGGATAATTGATGATTATGCTCATCACCCAACTGAAATAAAAGCTACTTTAAAAGCTATAAAAAGTATAGATACTTCAAGACTAGTTGTGATATTCCAACCTCATAGATATAGTAGAGTTCACTTTTTATTAGATGAATTTAAAGACGCTTTTAAAGATGTAGATAAGGTAATACTTTTACCTATATATGCAGCAGGAGAAAAAAATGAATTTAATATTTCAAGTGAAATATTAAAAGAACATATAAATCATAATAATGTTGAAAATATGAATGAATGGAAAGATATAAAAAGATATGTATCTAGGGTAAAAAAAGACTCAACATATATTTTTATGGGAGCAGGTGATATATCAACTTTAGCTCATGAAATTGCAGAAGAATTGGAAGGAATGTCTGAATGA
- the murG gene encoding undecaprenyldiphospho-muramoylpentapeptide beta-N-acetylglucosaminyltransferase: MKKVMLTTGGTGGHIYPALAVADRLKSKGIEVVFVGSTERMEKDLVPESGHRFIGIDISVPRGFKNIRKYLKAIKSAYRIVKEEKPDAIIGFGNYISVPVIIAGMLLRKKMYLQEQNVNIGSANKMFYKVAKMTFLAFDKTYDDIPVKSQSRFKVTGNPLRKEIDGLRYATEREKLGIKPNEKVLLITGGSLGAQEINNIVMKYWEKFCADKNLRVYWATGNNFEQLKKVLKTKKENDRIEPYFNDMLNVMAAADLIICRAGALTISEIIELEKPAIIIPYGSIKVGQYENAKVLTDYNAAYVFTRDELDDAIKKVFEIIRNDEKLKKMRIRLKPLKKPNAAEEIIASLDIWRN, translated from the coding sequence ATGAAAAAAGTGATGCTTACAACAGGTGGAACAGGAGGACATATATATCCTGCATTAGCTGTTGCTGATAGATTAAAAAGCAAAGGAATAGAGGTAGTATTTGTTGGAAGTACAGAGCGTATGGAAAAAGATTTAGTTCCAGAAAGTGGTCATAGATTTATAGGGATAGATATTTCTGTACCAAGAGGCTTTAAAAACATAAGAAAATATTTGAAAGCAATAAAATCAGCTTACAGAATTGTAAAAGAAGAAAAACCTGATGCTATTATAGGTTTTGGAAATTATATATCTGTACCTGTTATTATTGCAGGAATGTTACTTAGAAAGAAAATGTATTTACAAGAGCAAAATGTAAATATTGGTTCTGCAAATAAAATGTTCTATAAGGTTGCAAAAATGACCTTTTTAGCTTTTGATAAAACTTATGATGATATTCCTGTAAAATCACAAAGTAGATTTAAAGTAACTGGAAATCCATTAAGAAAAGAAATAGATGGTTTAAGATATGCTACCGAAAGAGAAAAGTTAGGTATAAAACCTAATGAAAAAGTATTATTGATTACTGGTGGAAGTTTAGGAGCACAAGAAATTAATAATATTGTTATGAAATATTGGGAAAAATTCTGTGCTGATAAAAATCTTAGAGTATACTGGGCAACAGGTAATAATTTTGAGCAATTGAAAAAAGTGCTAAAAACTAAAAAAGAAAATGACAGAATAGAACCATATTTTAATGATATGTTAAATGTAATGGCTGCTGCTGATTTAATAATATGTAGAGCAGGAGCATTGACTATATCTGAAATTATAGAGCTTGAAAAGCCTGCAATCATAATTCCTTATGGTTCTATTAAGGTTGGGCAATATGAAAATGCAAAAGTTCTTACCGATTATAATGCAGCTTATGTTTTTACAAGAGATGAATTAGATGATGCAATAAAAAAAGTATTTGAAATTATTAGAAATGATGAAAAATTAAAAAAGATGAGAATTAGGTTAAAGCCATTAAAAAAACCTAATGCAGCTGAAGAAATTATAGCAAGTCTAGATATTTGGAGGAATTAA
- the murD gene encoding UDP-N-acetylmuramoyl-L-alanine--D-glutamate ligase produces MKKVMIYGLGISGTGAKELLEKKGYEIIVVDDKKAMTSEEALNHLDDIEFFIKSPGIPYNNFVNEVQKRGIKILDEIEIAYNYMIEKGLKTKIIAITGTNGKSTTTVKISDLLNHAGYKAAYAGNIGRSFSEVLLKEKDLDFISLELSSFQLENIENFKPYISMIINMGPDHIERYKSLDDYYDTKFNITKNQTEDSYFIENIDDVEIEKRAKQIKAKRISVSKSKKADIYIENDRICQGENSIIDVDKLSLKGIHNLENTLFMVATAEILKIDREKLKEFLMIATPLEHRTELFFNYGKVKFINDSKATNVDSTKFAIQANKNSILICGGYDKRVDLTPLAEMIKENIKEVYLIGVIADKIESELKKIGYEDGKIHKLVNLENSLQDMKKRFTEESDEVILLSPATSSYDQFNSFEHRGKVFKELVLKIFG; encoded by the coding sequence ATGAAAAAAGTAATGATTTATGGATTAGGAATAAGTGGAACAGGAGCAAAAGAATTACTTGAAAAAAAAGGCTATGAAATTATTGTAGTTGATGATAAAAAAGCTATGACATCAGAGGAAGCATTAAATCACTTAGATGATATAGAGTTTTTTATTAAAAGCCCAGGAATACCATATAACAATTTTGTAAATGAAGTTCAAAAAAGAGGTATAAAAATTTTAGATGAAATAGAAATTGCTTATAATTATATGATAGAAAAAGGACTAAAAACAAAAATTATTGCTATAACAGGGACCAATGGAAAAAGTACAACAACAGTAAAAATTTCTGATCTTTTAAATCATGCTGGATATAAAGCAGCCTATGCTGGAAATATTGGAAGATCTTTTTCAGAGGTTTTATTAAAAGAGAAAGATTTAGATTTTATCTCATTAGAGCTTAGCTCATTTCAATTAGAAAATATTGAAAACTTTAAACCTTATATTTCTATGATAATAAATATGGGGCCAGATCATATAGAAAGATATAAGAGTTTAGATGACTACTATGATACAAAATTTAATATAACAAAAAATCAAACAGAAGACTCATATTTTATAGAAAATATTGATGATGTGGAAATCGAAAAAAGAGCAAAACAAATAAAAGCAAAAAGAATTTCTGTATCAAAATCTAAAAAAGCAGATATTTATATTGAAAATGATAGAATATGTCAAGGCGAAAATAGTATAATAGATGTGGATAAATTGAGTCTAAAAGGTATACATAACTTAGAAAATACTTTATTTATGGTTGCAACAGCAGAAATTTTAAAAATAGATAGAGAAAAATTAAAAGAATTTTTAATGATTGCAACTCCACTTGAACATAGAACAGAATTATTTTTTAACTATGGTAAAGTAAAATTTATAAATGATTCTAAGGCAACAAATGTAGATTCTACAAAATTTGCTATACAAGCAAATAAAAATAGTATTTTAATTTGTGGTGGTTATGATAAGAGAGTTGATTTAACTCCACTTGCAGAAATGATAAAGGAAAATATAAAAGAAGTTTATTTAATTGGAGTAATAGCTGATAAAATTGAAAGTGAACTTAAAAAGATAGGTTATGAAGACGGTAAGATTCATAAGTTAGTAAATTTAGAAAATTCACTTCAAGATATGAAAAAAAGATTTACAGAAGAGTCTGATGAGGTTATTTTACTTTCACCAGCAACTTCAAGTTATGACCAATTTAATTCTTTTGAGCATAGAGGTAAAGTTTTTAAAGAATTAGTTTTGAAAATTTTTGGGTAG
- the mraY gene encoding phospho-N-acetylmuramoyl-pentapeptide-transferase has translation MLYFLAEHFAKLEFLKSIYLRAFLGFVISFCIVLFVGKPFIKYLKVKKFGEEIRDDGPSSHFSKKGTPTMGGVLIIAAVLLTSLFINDLTNRLILLVLLSTIMFAAIGFIDDYRKFTVSKKGLAGKKKLLFQGIIGLVIWAYLYFVGFTGRPMIDLALINPISAHPYYIGAIGMFFLIQIVLMGTSNAVNITDGLDGLAIMPMIICSTILGVIAYFTGHTELSSHLHLFYTIGSGELSVFLAAVTGAGLGFLWYNCYPAQIFMGDTGSLTLGGILGVIAIILKQELMLPIIGFIFVLEALSVILQVGSFKLRGKRIFKMAPIHHHFELMGIPESKVTMRFWIGTLIFGIIALGTIKMRGIL, from the coding sequence GTATAGTTTTATTTGTGGGAAAACCATTTATTAAATATTTAAAAGTTAAAAAATTTGGTGAAGAGATAAGAGATGATGGACCAAGTTCACATTTTTCTAAAAAAGGTACTCCAACAATGGGAGGGGTTTTAATCATAGCTGCTGTACTTTTGACAAGTTTATTTATTAATGATTTAACAAACAGGTTGATATTGCTTGTTTTGCTTTCTACAATTATGTTTGCAGCAATAGGTTTTATAGATGATTACAGAAAATTTACAGTGAGTAAAAAAGGTTTAGCAGGGAAAAAGAAGTTATTATTTCAAGGTATAATAGGTTTAGTTATATGGGCTTATCTATATTTTGTTGGATTTACAGGTAGGCCAATGATTGATTTAGCATTAATTAATCCAATAAGTGCACATCCTTATTATATAGGTGCAATAGGAATGTTTTTCTTAATTCAAATTGTACTTATGGGAACTTCAAATGCAGTAAATATTACTGATGGACTAGACGGACTTGCTATAATGCCTATGATAATCTGTTCAACAATTTTAGGAGTAATTGCATATTTCACAGGACATACAGAATTGAGTTCTCACTTGCATTTATTTTATACTATTGGTTCTGGGGAATTATCAGTATTCTTAGCAGCAGTAACAGGAGCAGGATTAGGTTTTCTTTGGTATAATTGCTATCCTGCACAGATATTTATGGGAGATACAGGTTCTTTAACTCTTGGAGGAATTTTAGGAGTAATTGCAATTATTCTAAAACAAGAATTAATGTTGCCAATAATAGGATTTATATTTGTTCTTGAAGCATTGTCAGTTATATTGCAAGTTGGTTCATTTAAATTAAGAGGAAAAAGAATTTTTAAAATGGCACCTATTCATCATCATTTTGAGTTAATGGGAATACCTGAATCAAAAGTGACAATGAGATTTTGGATAGGGACACTTATATTTGGTATAATAGCTTTAGGTACAATAAAAATGAGAGGTATATTATAA